The Vitis vinifera cultivar Pinot Noir 40024 chromosome 16, ASM3070453v1 DNA segment GAGCTTAcgatgaaaaatgaaatgaagtcTCTTATTCTTAACCAGACTTGGAAGCTAGTTAAGTTATCAATGGGTAAGAAAAATCTTCATAATAAATGGGTATATCAAGTTAAGTAAGAGCATGATGGTTTCAAGAGATATAAGGCTAGATTGGTGGTTAAAGGGTTttagtaggaaaaaaaatgactacaCAGACATCTTCTCTCCAATTGTGAAATTGACTATTATTCAGTTTGTTTTTAGTATTGTAGCAGCAAAGGGTCTActtcttgagcagttagatgtgaaaacaacttttctCCATAGTGATTTGAAAGAGGAAATATATATGTAGCAACCAAAGGGTTCCGAAGTGAAGGGTAAAGAGAAGTCGGTTTGCAAATTGAATAAGAGCTTttatggtttaaaacaagccCCAAGATAGTGGTATAATAGGTTTGAcaatttcctaaaaaataatgagTATGTGCAATGTAGACCATTATTGTTACTTTAGGAAGGTTGGTTCTAACTATATCATTTTGCtactttatgttgatgacatgttaGTAGTTGACGCAAATTTAGATGAAATCAATAGGTTGAAGAAACAATTGTCCAGTGAGTTTGAGATGAGAGACTTGGCTATAACAAATCAGATACTTGGAATAGGATTAGTAGAGACAAACAAACGGACACTTTGCAGTTATCTCAGGTTGAGTATATTTGCAAGGTATTGTAGACATTTCACATGAGTGATGATAAGGTCATTAGAACACCACTAGCAAATCATTTCAGGTTGTCTAAGAAGTATTGTCCACAAACAGATGAGAAAAAAAGACTTCATGTCTAAGGTTTCATATGCCTCAATCATTTGAAGTTTGATGTATGTTATAGTGTGCATGAGACTAGACATTGCTtatgcagtgggagttgtgagcagaaTTATGTCAAATCTAGGTAAGCAGTATTGGGAAGCAGTGAGATGGATACTTAGGTACTTGCAGAGTACTATAGAAAAGTGTCAATGCTTAGAGGAAGTGAGTTGAAATTATAGAGATAAGTGGATGTTGATTTTGCTGCCAAATAGATCGTAAGAAGAGCACTACAAGGTATGTGTTCACTTTGGGTACTATTGCTATCAGTTAGATTTCTCAATTGTAAAAGATTGTTGCTTTATCTACAACTAAAGCAAAGTATGTGACTATGATAGAAGCTAGCAAAGAGATGATTTGGTTGTAGAGATTTGTTGGCAAAGTTGGGATTCAAATTGATGGTGAATGTTTTGCATAGTGATAGCCAATCTGTAATACATTTGACTAAGAATTCAACATTTCATTCAAGGACAAAGCATATAACACTTTGTTATCACTTCATCATGTCTTTACTTGAAGATGAGGTGTTAACACTTGTAAAAATACAAGGTAGCAAGAATCCAATTGACATGTTGACCAAAACAGTGATAACAAAGAAACTAGAACTATGCGTAGTTTCAGTGGGTCAAATATGAGGACAAgtttttttagtgcaccatgcCTATTAAATATTGAAGGAGAATATTTACTTGTGTTTTAGTTtgcaagtgggagattgttggaTTGTGAAGTTTGAATCATTTTTGTTGTGCTTCACTCAACATATTAGGGGTCAAGTTCCCCACTAAGCTTGCACAACACCCTTGACCGaacttctctattgtaccaaaatacttaagcCTAATATGTAGTAGCTCTGGCCAAGAAAGATCAAAGAAAAATGTGctacgacttttgtagtattctGGGTATTGTCCTCAAGGACTAGCTTATGGGATTTGTCAATACTAGGGTAAGTGAATTACTTTTTTTTggatcctaaagtgaaaaacgatatatgaataatgtgaaactaagtaaaagaaattaaattaataacaaaatgaatattgattttaaattcgattgattcaagtttggggttttccacaatctaACTTAGAGTATAAAAGTTAGAGAAAACAAaggtcttttaagtaatatgatcttagggttctAGGATCCTTAGCCACTCGCGATTAACTTGaattctataactcaaaattgcatatGAAgcctaatttttcatttttaaaataaattcctaaaactatcaaatgaatgagattaattactgatttaagatttgactttttaacattcttattctttataattttgttttatttcaaataaaaatagggaaaatgaTGATAACTAATGATTAagagttaccaagaatcactaataTCGGGTAATAACTTATCGTATCATTTCCTAAACTAATTCATAaggataagataaaaaaaaaattgataaattgccatccaaccaataattaatctcattgttataagaATTTACCCATTGTCTCATTGTCAGACCCCAAGTTGGCTTTTTAGCTTCTCACGGGGGTGATGTTACATTCagaatccataatagggtaaaaatccataatttgaatcaaaagaaactaaaaacaatatatttaataaagaagaaaagaaaacaaaccaaagttctcgtcttcttttactttcaatgtcaaactctccaaaaaaatattcaagatctctaaaccctaaaactaAAAGagttatataatatcatcaataacctaacatgtgacacactctcattggccacttattacaaaataattacctaaaaataatttaaaaataataataaaatggtgatttctagttgtATGGGGTCCACTCAGGGCGGATGGAGTGCCCTAGACgtaattcccgaggtagaggaggcgaaaCATTAAAGTGGCAGTGAGTGAATTCAAAATTGGGGTCATTTTGAATAggatttcaaattcataagttaaattttgaaatggtcCTTCAATTTTGAGCAATtgtcttcaaatgaccataacttttttatttcaactccgatttgcaCTATTTTAAGCATTGGACTTTTGACTTCTCGATCTTCAAAACAATATATGGTATGCCTAAAATGGACTCTGGTAAGTGCTCTAAATTTGTACTCAAAGTCAGAATATATGTTGCCACCatattttgagttctaaatttccatgcagctgaatcttgcttcatgcctcatttacCATGGTTTCTtaccttctttcttactccataatggtcatttctcatcttccaaactcatgatatccttgtctTGCCTTCCTcatggtccatgagtcttgactcgcTTAATTCCTCATTtaaccctttcttgatctttcaaaatctaaagtaaTTCAACTTAcacctttttcttcctttgaacctaagataaatctccaaaatacaagttaaaTTGATGAGTAGGACCTTAGCatcgatttaggtcaagttaGGTGATTTGAGTGTcttttggtgcacaaatcatatcaaatatgtgTCATtaaagcacatattttggctccaattaGCCCCatagaaaattttttttatatgataaataacAAGTTTGCCCCTATTATATACTCTACCctcttatttttttagagttttgtCTTTTAGAAAGTGTGATTGCAATTGAGAAGTGCTGCGAATGTAGGgttatgaatataaaaaaacttattagaTATGGACAAATATGCCGACAAAGATTTgagattaataataaattaattattttgacttaatacttaaaattagttttaactttatgttttaatattaaattattttaccaaacatttttaatctattttataacttaaattaaattattaaatcattaaattgatttatcaaattcCCTCTTAACTCCAACTTAATGaattatttgaataattgaGTTCAAACTCTTTTTTTAACCATAGTAAATTGTTGGATTGATTGATTATAAACTCAAATTACTTTCTTAGATCACGATAGGAATTTTGATGATTAATTGACTTAAAAATTACTTCCACTTGTCCTATACTCTTAGacgttgatattttattttaatttttattttcaaacctttaatttattatattgtttataatatttgtttgctaatgttttaattatatgagTCCACCCTTAATCATTTTGTACCTTGGCGTTAttatttatagtgtcattttaTATCCCgaaactaagaaaaataagatgtttagaaaaatttaaaatatatttttaaaaattagaaaaatcatttataatattaacaaattacATAGTCttgttttctcaaaaaaaaaaaaaaaaaaaacatttaggTAGAAAATACATTCACTAAAATTACTTCGACGAGGAAGTTGAAGTGGTCAATGGCCTGAGCCGGCCTGTTTTGAATTCAGATTCAAGTGGGGTTGCATTTCAATCCAGCGAATCGGCACTAAAATTGACTGAGGAAAAATCAAGTAGAAAAcgtttatttttcagaaaaaaggAAGGATGGTGAAGGACACGTAGATGGAAGCGAGGGGGTGGTCGGTGAAGGTCCGTTCGGATAGGTTGGGCACGTGACACGAGAAATAGCGAGAACCCGACACGTTAACATTTCTCTTCAACTTTTGAAACAAGTGTTCTCTACTTTCTCTTCGTTCTTTCTGGGGGTAGAACCGAATATGACTGACTGCGGCGAGTACGGTGGTAGGTACCGGAGATATACTAGACAACCTTGAAAGACAGAGGTCACGATTCACCGAACAAGAGTAAAAAGAGTAGTGTCGCCCCTGCAGAATTGGCTGCTCTCTAACGCCATCGTGAATATGAGCGCCAGAGAGAGCGGAGGAGGGAATTCCAACTTCACCGTGGAAGGGAATCAGAATCTGGCGGAGGAGGAGGGGAGTAATCCCGCTCCGTCAGCGACGTCGTCCGGTGACGACACAGAGTCGTCGTTGTCCATCCTGACGGCGCCGTCGGAGGCGCCGCCTCCAGAGCCGGTTTTCGGAATGATGACGGTGTCGGGAAGAATGCAGGAAATGGAAGATGCGGTATCCGTGCAAACGAACCTTTGCCGGCCGGAGATCAACCGGGGGCTGCCGGTGCATTTCTTCGGCGTCTACGATGGTCATGGAGGATCTCATGTAAAAGCATTGTTTCATAGTCATTGTGGATGCCATTAAAGACTGTCAATTACTTGAAGTACatgaattaatataatttaaataaacgaATATTTGCATGTAGGTGGCGAACCTGTGCAGAGAGATGATGCACTTGATATTAGAGCAGGAGTTGATGAGCGTGGACAACACGCAGGAGGGTGCGCATGGTGGTGAACCAGGCGGCAAGGAGATTGAGAATAAAGAGGGGTGGACAAGAGCCCTGAAGAGGTGCTTTCAGAGAATGGACGAGGTGGTGCTAAACTCCTGCTTGTGCAGAAACGATTGGCGGCAGTGCAGCTGCCGCGGCATCATGGAGGTGGAAATGACGGGGACCACGGCGGTGGTGGCTATTATCACCACTGACCACATTGTTGTTGCCAACTGCGGGGATTCACGCGGCGTCCTCTGCCGTGAAGGCACCGCCATCCCTCTGAGCTTTGATCACAAGGTTCGTCACCTCTCTTCCCTAAACGTTAGTGCTTTCTGTTGACACCTGTTCACAATTCTtctacaaatttatatatttttagactGTCTGGCAGAAGGTTGTGGAAAATATGACATGGTTAAAACcgaaaattatatatttttacttggaTTGTTATTAGAATAATCTTGTTCTTCTTATCATGACATGTTTGAAACCTTGAAATAaggaatgataaataaaataataataatttatttatttttatatttaaattactcatgggaaatgacaataaaaataaaatttgtattttaatagaaataaaatttgttcttttatcataattttaatttaaccCTTCTCTTAAAGAATCCAAACAGATTtcctttctttccctttttctatttatttatttttataatgaagaAAGGAAATTTAAGCTTTTCCGCATATTGGGTGCAACTTCGATAAGGTTGGTTTCATCCAACCTAATGTTTGGATGAATTTgaacaaaacatttttaatgtttGAGTTGAATTTGGGTTAAGTCTCCTTTAACTTGAACTCAATTTGGTTTAGACTCGAGTGAAACTTCAAACAATCCCAACCTAACTCaaactcaatttaatatttttataatatttattatataataatattcattttttgtttatatatttttaaaaaaaaatcaaattataattatactatatacttattcatttttaaaaagatatataagttttttttattgatatcttgaagttttgtattatttactatttaaattttggtataatttttaaaaactattatggataaattttgaattatataatcCAATCCAATTAAtctgaatttaaaaaaatgaggttAGACAGGTTGTACTTAGTTAAATATTAAAGATTAAGTTGAGTTGAACTTAAGTTAATTGTTTCTAAATCCGAATTAGACTTCGATTAGCCATCGACTCGTCCAACCCACACTAACACCGGCTGCACTCCTAGTGCCAAACTTAAATTAACACATCATGATAACAAGTGGACATCTGCTCATGAAAATTACTAATTCCACTACATATTCGACTTAATGATTTGACCATGTTAAATTCATTCTAGCATTGGCATAGATCACTGCTATGTGgttcaatatttttcatagcTAGCCTAATAATTTTGTACCACTATTCAAGCCAAATTTGTCTCATGGTTGATGGAGTAGTGTGGTAATGCACTATCTCAACGGTAGACGACAAACCAGCTAGGTTAGGGGTCATCAAAGTGTCTAAATAGAGAAAAAGGCAGTGATTCCTTAACAAAGATTATAATATTGAATGCGTGCAAGTGAAAGCAATGATTCCCCAACAAAGATTATAATATGGGAATTGACgtaaagtgtttaaaagggttAACAAAGCAGTGATTCACGACAAAGATTATAATATGGGAATATGGGGATTAAGGTGTCTTTTCATGGGAAATGTCTATATACATATCAAAGCAATGACTCCATAACAAATATTATAACATGGGAATAAGGAAATTGTGGTGTCTTTTTATATGGGAAGTGTCTAAATAGATGATAAAGCAGCGATCCCATAAAGAAGATTATAATATAAGAATTGAGGTGTAAGATTATAATATAGGAGTTGaggtgtttttttaattattagtacTACTTTTATGAATGTATGTGCCAATAACCATCTCAGCTTTGCTTTCAGCCGGACAGATCAGATGAACTTGCTAGGATAAAATCCTCTGGAGGCCGAGTTATCATTATGAATGGAGCAAGAGTTGAGGGAATGCTTGGAATGTCACGAGCAATTGGTAATGTATTTTGAaattggtgtttgttttttagctgaatagaaaaagtcaaaacatttggctttttctattcagttcaAAGTAATCTATTGACGTCGTTTAATACAACTAAATCGaatctattgataacaagttcattttaattatattgaatgatttcaataggttacttttagatgaatagaaaaaatcaaatattttgactttttttatttaaccaaaaaacaaacatcaccttaatTTTTATCAATATGAGAAATCTAGTTTTGTTGCAAGACACTACATATGGTCGTCGT contains these protein-coding regions:
- the LOC100242943 gene encoding probable protein phosphatase 2C 75, whose amino-acid sequence is MSARESGGGNSNFTVEGNQNLAEEEGSNPAPSATSSGDDTESSLSILTAPSEAPPPEPVFGMMTVSGRMQEMEDAVSVQTNLCRPEINRGLPVHFFGVYDGHGGSHVANLCREMMHLILEQELMSVDNTQEGAHGGEPGGKEIENKEGWTRALKRCFQRMDEVVLNSCLCRNDWRQCSCRGIMEVEMTGTTAVVAIITTDHIVVANCGDSRGVLCREGTAIPLSFDHKPDRSDELARIKSSGGRVIIMNGARVEGMLGMSRAIGDRYLKPFITSEPEITFTKREAGDECLILASDGLWDVLPNEVACGVASGCLRRESHATTENLKSEDWKESESTGQFYPNHTTQAAALLTRLALGRQSLDNISVVVVDLQRS